The stretch of DNA GATAGTTAAAAAGAATATTAATTATCTATTCTATCTTTTATCATTATTATAAAAATCTCAAGAAATAAATCTTGAGATTTTTATTTTTAGAATTTCAACACATATTTTGCTGAAACTACATTATTACTAAAATCTTTTCCTTGTCCTTGGTAATCATATGATACATTGATATTATTTGTTTTATTTATATCCATTTCATATCCAATTCCAGCTTCATACGACCATCTTCCATTATCTATTCCATCTGTCCCAAAGTTAACTCCTGTTGCTCCTTCATAAGCTGAAGTTACAGTTTGGTTTTTATCATGTAAATCATATCCTACATTTAAATTTCCAACTATTTTTGAATCATCTGTTAATTTATAATGTGCTAATGTTCCGAACCCTACAATTAAATCACTTGATGTAAATTTATCAACATTTAAATTTAGTGCATCTGCTCCAGTTTCATTATATGCTGGATTTGTAAAATGTCTATATGTTGTATTTACTAATGGTTGTAATAATAAATCTTTATTTACATTCACATCTCTCATTAATTTTAAATCTAAAGATGCTGTTTTACTTGTATATTTTGATTCTGCTATATCTCCTGTAAACACTGCTCTATCTGTTTGTGTTTTTTGCCAAGCGTATCCAGCTTGATACAAGAAGTTTGTTTTATCATCTATTACAGGTACATTTCCATATATTAATGTTGTAAATACATCTAAATCTGCGTTTTGATTCATATTATTTACATCAACATTTCCATTTGTATAGAAAAATGCCAATCCTAATTTTTGGTTGTTTTTATATTCTGTATCTGCTCCAAATCCTAACCCATATGTTTTTAAATCAAATCCATTTATACCATCTTTATCATTTTGAGAACCAATTGATCCAAATGGTTTAATCCAAAGATTATTTTCACTAAACATTCCATCACCTGAGTTCATACCACCAGAAGAAATATTTGCATTTTGTCTTTGAGTTACTATTCCTGCAATTCCATTTGAAATTTGCGTTGTTGCTCCAACTGTTGCACTTGTTGCTACAGGAGTTGTACTTTGAGTTGCATTTGCAACTGCACTATCTGTTGAAAGTTTATTAAATGCGCTTTGTATTGCTAGATTATTATTATAAACATTTTGTAGTGCTACTGCCGCATTTTGTGAGTTTTGATTTCCATTACCTGCTATTGTTGATGATACTATTGTTTTATCTGTTCCATCTTCATTACTAGCTTTTACTACATCTAAATGAATTGCTCCGGCTTCTTCATTTATCCAGTCATCTGAAGTTTTATATTCAAAATTCAGTAAAGCAGAATTATCTGTTACATTTAATTTTCCATTTATTGTCAATGCTGTACTCGCTGTTACTACATTCTCTAGTCTTTTTCCTGCTAATAATGATTGATTTGTTGAACTTTTTAATACATTTACATCTAATGTTGAACCATTTTCAAATATTGCACTTTCTGTAGTTAATTGTGAATAAGTTGTTCCATTTAGTGTTCCATCTGTTTTTAATCCAATACTCAATTTAGCATTTTCGTTATTTGTAAAGTTTTCGATATTAGCGCTATCTTCACCAGTTGCATTATATGCTAATTCAATTGTTCCTATATTTGCAACTGAACCCTCCACTTTCATATTACCTTTTAGAGTCCCACTGTTAATTACAGTACTAATGATATTTAATGAATAAGCATTTCTATCTAGTTCATCATTTATATATGCTTCTATAGTACCATAATTTTCAATTCTACTTATTCTTCCATCTATGCCAGAAGCACGATAATAACCATAAATATGATTTATGTTTTTTATTTTAGCATTTGCTGTGATTGTTCCTTCATTTATAATTTCAGAATTATTACTTTCAGCAGTATCTCGGTTAACATGAATAGCTTTTGCAAGAACCTCACCATAATTATATGAATTAGTATCTGCTAATACTTTAATTTCTCCTGTGTTATTGATTGAAGAATTCTTAAAATCATCCTCTATTTCGATACCATATGCTAACACCTCTTCTGAGTCTTGTGTAGCGATTGTTGTTATATTCATCGAACCAGTATTAGTATTGTTAATTGTCGAATCTGTTATTATTCCTTCAACATATATACCATAAGCTTCACTATTACTACTAATCTCAAAAGTGCCATTGTTTGTTATAGTTGAATTGTCAAGATTTATCATAGAAGTATCATCTGACATACGATTTACAACATTAGACCTAATACTCATATAAATACCATAAACATTTGGAGTATTACCACCTGCACTAGAGACAATGATATTTCCATTATTTATAATTTGACTATCTATTACTAAATTATAAAGAGAAATACCAGCAACATTATTTGTACCACTAACTTTGATACCATAGTCATCTTGACTAGAATTGCCAATATTCATAATCATACTCATACCAAAATTATAATCACTAATCTCTGGGTAATTAGTGAAACCAAATGCATCACCGTTTCTATTTTCTACATTTAATTTATCAAGATTAATGGTTATTTTCTGAGTATCATTATCTTTATCATATGATGCTAAATTATAAATGATAATTCCATTTATAGAGTGAGCTTCTCCCATAGCAGAAATATTACTTCCATTTATTGATAATATATGCTTATTATAGCCATTTACCTCAAAAGCAGAACTATCTGCAACAGTTAAATTTTCTATAATAAAAGAGCTACTGTCTTCCATATTTTCATTATAATATGATGTATTACCAGTTACTGATATAGGAATAGAAGGAGTTGCATTTACCACTGTTACTGTTCCCATAAGCATTGTACTTATAATAAGAGAAATTTTTCCACCTTTTAGGATTCGGAATCTTGATTTAAAATCAATATTATCTATATATCTACTAAACATTTATTCTCCGATATTAAAATTATTTGATTGATTGTACTTAACAGAAGTCCCAAAATAATTTCATTTCAAAAAATATTTTAAACATTAGTAGAATAGTTTGCTTAACTTTTTAGACTCGATTTTTTTAATTAAGCTTCAAATTACTATTGTAAATTTAATACCTTGTTTAAAATTTTCAATATCAATTTTTCCATTTAATCTATCATTTATTAACATCTTTACAACGGCTAATCCAAATCCACTACTTTTACCATTTTCTTTTTCTGATACAAAATAATCAAATACGGATTCTATAGGCTTTATTTTGATACCTCCCGCATTATCTACGTATGATATTACGACTCTATCACTGCATTTCTTAAATGAAATAAAGATTTCTTTATTTCTATCATCTATTTCAGAAAATACATCTAGAGAATTATCAACTAATACTAAAAATATATTAGACCAAATATGTTCAAAACTTTTAATCTTTAAATTAGATGGAATATCTAAATGAATATTTACTTTTTTTAATATAATTTTAGAACTTAATATCTCTAAAACATTTTCTATACATGGTATAGGAGAAAAAATTTCCATCTCTTTTTTATTTGAATAATAGTTAGAGAACTCATCTATGGATTTCTTCATTATTTCTATGGAATTTTTAATTAGAGGTAATTTATTTCTAAATGTTGTGTTTAATTCTTTTATATTATGTTCTAATACTGTTTCTAAAAGAGTAATTAATGTTCCTAGTTTGGTTAATGGACTTTTCCATTGATGAGATATATGTCCAATTGCTTGACCTAGAGAACTAAATTTTGATTGTTCAAGTAATAGAATTTTTGCTTTTTTAAGTTCATTTTGTTCAAAATTATTTTTTATAGTTATAGAAATAAGCATAGAAATAATATCTATAATATATGATAATGGAGCTAAATATTTTAATTCCTCATGGTAATTAATTATACCCATTATAGCTAAGCTATTTATTATAACAACTATAAATAAAATTGCATTACCTAATAAATAATATAGAGAACCTTGCTCTCTTTTTAAATACATATAAAAAGCAAGTATAGTTGAATGTATTATTACCATCATTGAATTTAACAATACCAAATAATAGTATTTGTATAAATCATGATTTATAAATTGAGTATAAATTAGAAATAAAAATAAACTAGTAGAAGTTAATAAAAAAAATAATGAAGAATAAAAAAAATTTCTATATCTATTATTTAATTGAAAAAATGTTATTGAAAATAAAGATATAAAAAAAGCCCCTATTGTTGTAGCATCCCAAGCAATTGCTGTAATAAAATTTAAATTTAAATTTAAATTCAAAAAATAAAGAATGCCGTTAAAACTATATTGGTAACTAAATATTGAAAGAGTTATCATACAAATAATAAGATATTCGATTTTTTTGTATGTAAAATATTGTAAAACATTAAATATTAGAAAAAGTATTAACATACCACCAAATATTCCAAATAAAAAAATAATCTTAAATTCTTCATTTGTGAATTTTTCTATACTTGAAACTTCCCAATTTAAATTATTTACAAGATAATTATCTAATTTTGATATTATTGTTATCTCTTCATTAGGTTCAAATTTTAAAATGAAACTTGAATACCTGTTAATCAATTCCCTTAAATTTTGTTCTCTTAAATCACCTAAAAGTAAAATCTTATCAAGTTTATTATTTTTGATTATATAAACATCGATTTTATTCATCCCTGATAAATTGTTATATATCACTAATTCTTTAAAATCATTTGTATCATTTTTTATTATTAATTTTGTCCAATAAGTTTTATTAGAATTTTTTAAATTCTTTTTTTCTAATGAAAAAATATCTTTTTTATCTATGATATCTTGATAAGTATAATTTTCATCAGTAATATAAGATATATAATCTACGGACTGGTTAGTTTCAATATTAGAAATATTCAATGTTTCTGAATATGTAAAGCTTATAAAAAATATTATATATAAAAATATTCTCATTATTAAATTTCTTTCCTAAAAGAATAACCTAAACTTTGTATATTTTGTATATTGTCTTTACCTATTTTAAGTCTAAGTCTGTGTATTATATTTTTAATAGCTTGTTCACTTTTTATTTCATTAGGAGATAAATGAGATTGTATTGTTTCTATCGAAATTATTGAATTTGGATTATTTAATAACAATTCTAATAGAATAATTTCACTCTTTGATAGTTTATATTGAGTATTCTTTTTATTATTGATAAGTTCTTTTGTTAAAAAATTATAGTTAATATCATAATTAATCTGGAAATCATTAAGACTTAATTTATCAATTCTTTTTAGCATATTTTTTAAACAATCAATTAATTCGTTATAGCTAATTGGTTTTAAGAGATAATTAGTTAGTTCTAAATCTATTAATTTTATTAATTTCTCTTTTTCATAATAATTACTTATTATTGTTACTGGTATATTATAATTATTTTTTCTAAGATATCTACAAAATTCTTCACCATCCATAATTGGCATAACATAATCACTAATAATCATATCAATTTTATGGGATTTTAATTTTTCTATTCCTTCCATACCATTTTTTGCTAAAATTACTTTTTTGAAAAAAATTGATAAAGTTTGATATAAATTATCTTGTAATTCTTCATCATCTTCTATTAATAGCATGGACATTTTTTTTAATATTTTTAAATTTAAGTACACTTTTTCTTCTTTTATTTTTGTAATTACGATTCAAATGGGATATACAACTATATGATTAACTTTAATCTAAGATTTTTGATTTTAGTATTAAGATATTTCAAAATAGTTTCATTTCTTTGTTTGTCTCAAATTCATATTCTTTATTATTTTTAATTCTTTCACTGATAATTTTCTTACAACCAAAAAATATTTCATATTTATTATTTGATTTATATTTTAAATTATAACTTAATACATATTCTATTTTATTCTATAGTAAACTCCTATCTAAAACCAAAACCTTTGCTTCTGCATTATTAAAAAATCTGTTTCTACCTTTTCTAACTGCTTTAATACTAAAAATATCATAATCAACATCAAAAATCTTAATTGTTGCATCAATAATTGATAAATCTTTATCCAATGACAAAATTAATTGTCTGTAATAGATTATATCGCCACAAAGTTCGGCTTTTTTTAACCAATGCAGAAATAACATGAGTGTCAGCCATAATAAATATCCTTTAAATTTGAGAAAAGAGAAAGGAATTTTAGATACTTTTTTGTGCAAGTGCTAAATAATATCGAAAAAATTAATTTATATCAAACACTAAACAGCCACTTTAAATTTATAGAATCTTTTTTAAAATTATTATTCAAAATAGGAAAAGTAAATGCAATTTAATCAAGTATTAGAGAATGTTACAACTTATGAAGCTGGAAAACCAATAGAGTTAGTTGTTAGAGAATTTGGAGTAAATCCAAAAGATGTTATAAAATTAGCTTCAAATGAAAATCCTTATGGAACTAGCCCAAAAGTTGTTGAAAAAATCAAAGGTTTAGTTCAAAATATGTTCATTTATCCTGATGATTCAATGTTTGAATTAAAAGAAGCTCTTGCAAATAAATTTGATTTAACAAGTAAACATGTAATTATTGGTTCGGGAAGTGATCAAATTTTAGAATATTGTGTTCATGCAAAATGTGAAAAAGGTTCAAAAATCCTAATGGCAAAAACAACATTTGCTATGTATGAAATTTATGGAAAACAAACTGGTGCAACAATTATTAAAACTCAAGATGATCAACATAATCTTGAACAATTTTCAAAATTATATAAAGAACATGGTGCTGATGTAATATTTTTGTGTTTACCAAATAATCCATTAGGTGAATGTTTAGATAAAGATGATGTTTATGCATTTTTAGAAACTATTGATAAAGAAACTTTGGTTGTAGTTGATGGAGCTTATCAAGAATACGCAGCATTTAAAGATGAGAAAAAAAGAATAGTTCCAAAAGATTTAATTGCAAATTTCCCAAATGCTATTTATTTAGGAACTTTTTCAAAAGCTTATGCCCTTGGTGGAATGAGAGTTGGATATGGTATTGCTCAACCTGAAATTATAAATGCCTTTTATAAATTAAGAGCTCCTTTTAATATTACAACTTTAACACTAGCAGCTGCAATTGAAGCACTAAAAGATGAAGAGTTTGTTAATGCTTGTATTGCAAAAAACTTTGAAGAGATGACAAGATATGAAGATTATGTAACTTCAAGAGGATTTGAATATATACCTTCGTATACAAATTTTATAACAATTAAATTTGGTGATAAATTTGTATCAAAAACAGTTGCACAAAAACTTCTTGAAAGAGGAGTGATTGTGAGAGATTTAACTGGATATGGACAAAATGCAATAAGAATTACAATAGGAAGAAATGAGCAAAATACAAAAGTATTTGAACAGTTAGACGAAGTATTAGAAAAATTAAAATAAAGAGGATGGATTTTTCATTTCATTATCTTTTGGAATAATACTGTCATTAATCATCAGTTCAAAATGATGGATTATTTTATAGATAATGCAAGTGAAATGGTTTTTCTAAAATTAAATCTAAATTTTTAGTTTACCACTAAAAGGACACTATGAATTTATATAATTCTTTATGTTGAAAAAATATGGTTAAATATATTCATCCTAATATTAAACTTTTATCTTTTCAATTACTCCCTACTTGTTTTATAGACATTTGTCTATGTTAAAGATTTCTTATTGTATTTTCTTAAAAATATTATTATTTCTCAATACATAAGAAATCTTTTTCTATTCAAAATATTTAAGTTAATTCATATTTAATAAATTTTTATAGAACAATATCTAAATTTAAAGTGAGATAATAATATGCCCAAAGTATACCTAACAGGCGCAGGACCTGGAGATGTAGAACTTCTAACATTAAAAGCAGTTCGAGTAATACAAAATGCAGATGTTCTAATCTATGATAGATTAGTAAATCCAGAAATTTTAGAATTAGCAAAAGAATCATGTGATTTAATTTATGTTGGAAAAGAAGATAAAAAACATACTCTTCCTCAAGAAGCGATAAATGAATTAATTTATCAAGCTTCTTTAAAATATGAAAATGTAGTAAGACTAAAAGGTGGTGATCCTTTTGTTTTTGGTCGTGGTGGAGAAGAAGCTCTTTATCTTTATGAACGAAATATTAAATTTGAAATAATCCCGGGAATCACTTCAGCAATTGCAGTTCCAGCATACGCAGGAATTCCAGTAACCCATAGAGGAATAACAACATCTTTTAGAGTTGTAACTGGTCATGAAAATCCAAAAAAGAAAATTTCTCAAATTGAATGGGAAACATTTTTAAATGATGAAACAATTGTTTTTTTAATGGGTTATCACAATATTGAGTTAATTTCTTCAAAATTAATAGCTTTAGGCAAAAGAAAAGATTATCCATGTGCAGTTATTTCAAAAGGAACAACAAAAGAACAAGAAGTAGTAGTTGGAACTTTAGAAGATATAACAAACAAATCAAAAAATCTTCCAACACCAGCTATGATAATAATTGGTGAAGTTGTGACATTAAGAGAACAAATTAGGTGGTTTGATTAGATTTAACTTTTTACTATAACAAATAAGAAGAATTTTTCTTCTTATTTATTTAACTCTACAACATTTAAATATTCTTTAAATGTATTTTGTTTTAAATTATCTGTTTCATAAGAGCTAATTAGTTCGCTAACAAAATTTACTAACTTATCTGCTTGGATTTTTACATCTGTTTTATGTGCAAATCTACTTCCTTCTACACCATGAAGTTGTCCACCTAAAATAACATCATAACCGTCAACTCTATTTCCTTCTTCATCTCTAACTTTTGTTCCAACAAAACCAATATCAGAAATTTGAGGATGAGAACAAGCATTCCCACATCCTGAAATTGCCATAGTAATATTTTCTTTAAAATCAGGAAATTTTTCTTCTAGTTGCGTTACCACAACTTTTGCAAACTCTTTAGTTTCAGTAATTCCAAATTTACAGAATTCTTTACCTGTACATGATTGAAGTCTTGCTCTAAAAGGAGTTGGTTTATATGGATAACCTAATGCTTCAAATTCATCTGCTAAAGCTTGAGCATCTTCATCATTTACACCATATACTATAAAATTCTGAGTTGGAGTAAGTGAGATTCCCTCTACCTTATATTTTTTACAAATATCACTAATTTTTTGAAAATCTTCACCCGCAACTCGTCCTGAATTTGTTGCAAATCCAATAAAAGATTTTCCTTCTTGTTTTGCTTTATGAATTCCGAAATGATTTCTCTTTTCAAAAGGAGTAATTTTAGGTTCAATAGTTCCAATTAGAAGTTTATATCCTAATCTTGTTTCCATTTCATCCACAAATTTTTCTAATCCCCACTCATTTATTAAGTGTCTTACTCTTGCTTTATTTCTATTACCTCTATTTCCATAATCTCTAAAAATTTCAGCACAAACTACTGCTACTTCAACTACTTGCTCAGGTTTTACATATCTACTTGCTCTATAAGCAATTTGTTTAGATTTTGACAAACCTCCACCAAGAGTTAAATCAAATAATATTTCGCCATTTTCATATTTAAAAGCCGTAAAAGCCACATCTTGTATCTCATGAGCAGCTGTATGTCTTTCACAACCAGAGATTCCAACTTTATATTTTCTTGGAAAATTACAAAATCTATCATCATTTTTATCAAAATATGAATTTAAATCTTTAACCAAATATGAAGTATCAAGTATCTCTTGGGGGTCAATACCAGCTACTGGAGATATCATAATCGGTCTTGGACCATCACCTGAAGCCATTCTTGAAGTTAATCCAACTGATTGTAATAATTCAAAAATTGCAGGCATATCTTTTATCTCAATATAATGAAATTGAATATTTTGTCTATTTGTAATATCAACTAAACCTTGAGCATATTTTAAACCTATTTGTGCCAGAACTTCTAATTGTGTCAAATTAATTTTTGCATCAATTATTTTAATTCTT from Arcobacter suis CECT 7833 encodes:
- a CDS encoding autotransporter family protein, yielding MFSRYIDNIDFKSRFRILKGGKISLIISTMLMGTVTVVNATPSIPISVTGNTSYYNENMEDSSSFIIENLTVADSSAFEVNGYNKHILSINGSNISAMGEAHSINGIIIYNLASYDKDNDTQKITINLDKLNVENRNGDAFGFTNYPEISDYNFGMSMIMNIGNSSQDDYGIKVSGTNNVAGISLYNLVIDSQIINNGNIIVSSAGGNTPNVYGIYMSIRSNVVNRMSDDTSMINLDNSTITNNGTFEISSNSEAYGIYVEGIITDSTINNTNTGSMNITTIATQDSEEVLAYGIEIEDDFKNSSINNTGEIKVLADTNSYNYGEVLAKAIHVNRDTAESNNSEIINEGTITANAKIKNINHIYGYYRASGIDGRISRIENYGTIEAYINDELDRNAYSLNIISTVINSGTLKGNMKVEGSVANIGTIELAYNATGEDSANIENFTNNENAKLSIGLKTDGTLNGTTYSQLTTESAIFENGSTLDVNVLKSSTNQSLLAGKRLENVVTASTALTINGKLNVTDNSALLNFEYKTSDDWINEEAGAIHLDVVKASNEDGTDKTIVSSTIAGNGNQNSQNAAVALQNVYNNNLAIQSAFNKLSTDSAVANATQSTTPVATSATVGATTQISNGIAGIVTQRQNANISSGGMNSGDGMFSENNLWIKPFGSIGSQNDKDGINGFDLKTYGLGFGADTEYKNNQKLGLAFFYTNGNVDVNNMNQNADLDVFTTLIYGNVPVIDDKTNFLYQAGYAWQKTQTDRAVFTGDIAESKYTSKTASLDLKLMRDVNVNKDLLLQPLVNTTYRHFTNPAYNETGADALNLNVDKFTSSDLIVGFGTLAHYKLTDDSKIVGNLNVGYDLHDKNQTVTSAYEGATGVNFGTDGIDNGRWSYEAGIGYEMDINKTNNINVSYDYQGQGKDFSNNVVSAKYVLKF
- a CDS encoding sensor histidine kinase gives rise to the protein MRIFLYIIFFISFTYSETLNISNIETNQSVDYISYITDENYTYQDIIDKKDIFSLEKKNLKNSNKTYWTKLIIKNDTNDFKELVIYNNLSGMNKIDVYIIKNNKLDKILLLGDLREQNLRELINRYSSFILKFEPNEEITIISKLDNYLVNNLNWEVSSIEKFTNEEFKIIFLFGIFGGMLILFLIFNVLQYFTYKKIEYLIICMITLSIFSYQYSFNGILYFLNLNLNLNFITAIAWDATTIGAFFISLFSITFFQLNNRYRNFFYSSLFFLLTSTSLFLFLIYTQFINHDLYKYYYLVLLNSMMVIIHSTILAFYMYLKREQGSLYYLLGNAILFIVVIINSLAIMGIINYHEELKYLAPLSYIIDIISMLISITIKNNFEQNELKKAKILLLEQSKFSSLGQAIGHISHQWKSPLTKLGTLITLLETVLEHNIKELNTTFRNKLPLIKNSIEIMKKSIDEFSNYYSNKKEMEIFSPIPCIENVLEILSSKIILKKVNIHLDIPSNLKIKSFEHIWSNIFLVLVDNSLDVFSEIDDRNKEIFISFKKCSDRVVISYVDNAGGIKIKPIESVFDYFVSEKENGKSSGFGLAVVKMLINDRLNGKIDIENFKQGIKFTIVI
- a CDS encoding response regulator transcription factor is translated as MLLIEDDEELQDNLYQTLSIFFKKVILAKNGMEGIEKLKSHKIDMIISDYVMPIMDGEEFCRYLRKNNYNIPVTIISNYYEKEKLIKLIDLELTNYLLKPISYNELIDCLKNMLKRIDKLSLNDFQINYDINYNFLTKELINNKKNTQYKLSKSEIILLELLLNNPNSIISIETIQSHLSPNEIKSEQAIKNIIHRLRLKIGKDNIQNIQSLGYSFRKEI
- the hisC gene encoding histidinol-phosphate transaminase; translation: MQFNQVLENVTTYEAGKPIELVVREFGVNPKDVIKLASNENPYGTSPKVVEKIKGLVQNMFIYPDDSMFELKEALANKFDLTSKHVIIGSGSDQILEYCVHAKCEKGSKILMAKTTFAMYEIYGKQTGATIIKTQDDQHNLEQFSKLYKEHGADVIFLCLPNNPLGECLDKDDVYAFLETIDKETLVVVDGAYQEYAAFKDEKKRIVPKDLIANFPNAIYLGTFSKAYALGGMRVGYGIAQPEIINAFYKLRAPFNITTLTLAAAIEALKDEEFVNACIAKNFEEMTRYEDYVTSRGFEYIPSYTNFITIKFGDKFVSKTVAQKLLERGVIVRDLTGYGQNAIRITIGRNEQNTKVFEQLDEVLEKLK
- the cobA gene encoding uroporphyrinogen-III C-methyltransferase; translation: MPKVYLTGAGPGDVELLTLKAVRVIQNADVLIYDRLVNPEILELAKESCDLIYVGKEDKKHTLPQEAINELIYQASLKYENVVRLKGGDPFVFGRGGEEALYLYERNIKFEIIPGITSAIAVPAYAGIPVTHRGITTSFRVVTGHENPKKKISQIEWETFLNDETIVFLMGYHNIELISSKLIALGKRKDYPCAVISKGTTKEQEVVVGTLEDITNKSKNLPTPAMIIIGEVVTLREQIRWFD
- a CDS encoding nitrite/sulfite reductase, coding for MIEKELSPLEILKASRNPLRVIEDIYKEAVEGIPLTDDYIGLLKWYGMYPHINSQGLEDKKYFMKRIKIIDAKINLTQLEVLAQIGLKYAQGLVDITNRQNIQFHYIEIKDMPAIFELLQSVGLTSRMASGDGPRPIMISPVAGIDPQEILDTSYLVKDLNSYFDKNDDRFCNFPRKYKVGISGCERHTAAHEIQDVAFTAFKYENGEILFDLTLGGGLSKSKQIAYRASRYVKPEQVVEVAVVCAEIFRDYGNRGNRNKARVRHLINEWGLEKFVDEMETRLGYKLLIGTIEPKITPFEKRNHFGIHKAKQEGKSFIGFATNSGRVAGEDFQKISDICKKYKVEGISLTPTQNFIVYGVNDEDAQALADEFEALGYPYKPTPFRARLQSCTGKEFCKFGITETKEFAKVVVTQLEEKFPDFKENITMAISGCGNACSHPQISDIGFVGTKVRDEEGNRVDGYDVILGGQLHGVEGSRFAHKTDVKIQADKLVNFVSELISSYETDNLKQNTFKEYLNVVELNK